From Planococcus halocryophilus, the proteins below share one genomic window:
- a CDS encoding type II secretion system F family protein: MARYKYEGRDRKKIRTGIAVANSRKEAVAKLRDEGIRVIEIREMPVTTLQKDITFGNPVKRDQFIMFLRQFSTLMRAGVTIVDSIHILSQQVESKALRKALSEIAEELRKGNSLSDSLAKYPKIFEPLTINLVKAGEMSGNIDDSLESLAIHYDKAYQTKQKVVSAMSYPVVVGVLAIGVVIFLLSSIVPMFADMFEGFGGELPMITQIVMGASDFVMGYWYLLLLGGFGIAAVIWLMRKDPRGNMILDTMLLKIPIFGKILQKSALARLTRTLSSLFSSSVPILQCLTMTEKVVGNAVMSKVILASRDSLERGGSLTEPMRKHWAFPPLIPHMIAIGEQTGSLDHMLSKVAEFYEKEVEAETDRLKALIEPLMIVFLATIVGTIVLAIMMPMFEMFQNVDKL, translated from the coding sequence GTGGCCCGTTACAAATACGAAGGTCGCGACCGCAAAAAGATCCGGACCGGCATCGCTGTCGCCAACAGCCGAAAAGAAGCTGTGGCGAAACTGAGGGATGAAGGCATCCGTGTCATCGAAATCCGCGAAATGCCGGTGACTACCTTGCAAAAAGACATCACGTTCGGCAATCCGGTCAAACGCGACCAGTTTATCATGTTCCTGCGCCAGTTTTCGACCTTGATGCGCGCAGGCGTGACCATCGTCGATTCGATCCATATCCTGTCCCAGCAAGTCGAATCCAAAGCGCTGCGAAAAGCCTTGTCGGAAATTGCCGAAGAACTGCGAAAAGGAAATTCCTTGTCCGACTCGCTGGCGAAATATCCGAAGATTTTCGAGCCACTGACCATCAACCTGGTCAAAGCAGGAGAGATGTCCGGGAACATCGACGACTCGCTGGAAAGCTTGGCTATTCATTACGATAAAGCTTATCAGACCAAACAGAAAGTGGTTTCGGCCATGTCCTATCCTGTTGTCGTCGGCGTCCTCGCAATCGGTGTCGTCATTTTCCTGTTGTCTTCCATCGTCCCGATGTTTGCCGATATGTTCGAAGGCTTTGGTGGTGAGCTGCCGATGATCACCCAGATTGTCATGGGCGCATCCGACTTTGTCATGGGCTATTGGTATTTGCTGTTGCTGGGTGGCTTCGGAATCGCCGCAGTCATTTGGCTGATGCGCAAGGATCCAAGAGGCAATATGATTCTCGACACCATGCTGCTGAAGATTCCCATTTTCGGCAAGATCCTGCAGAAGTCGGCTCTTGCCCGGTTGACCAGAACTTTGAGTTCGTTGTTTTCCAGCTCCGTGCCGATCCTGCAATGTTTAACAATGACCGAAAAAGTCGTCGGCAACGCAGTCATGTCAAAAGTCATCTTGGCGTCACGCGATTCACTCGAACGCGGCGGTTCCTTAACCGAGCCGATGCGCAAGCACTGGGCATTTCCGCCGCTTATTCCGCATATGATTGCGATTGGAGAACAAACGGGTTCGTTAGATCATATGCTCAGTAAAGTAGCGGAATTCTACGAAAAAGAAGTGGAAGCAGAAACCGATCGCTTAAAAGCATTGATTGAACCTTTAATGATTGTTTTCTTAGCCACTATTGTCGGGACTATAGTACTTGCTATTATGATGCCGATGTTCGAAATGTTCCAAAATGTAGATAAATTATAA
- a CDS encoding GspE/PulE family protein: MAVVRRRLGDILVEQGLLTEVDLQETLNGKQNDQKLGDALLQRGIITEQQLIETLEVQLGIPHVSLFRYPFDPMLFNVVPKEFAKRKLLVPLKTEGDRLFIAMTDPTDFITIDDLRLTTGFLIEPTIASKEDIIKTIAKYYDEESYDELLEELPQAAEEQQSDLNDLDAPIVRLVNQILSNAVSQKASDVHFDPQENRILVRYRIDGTLRTERILPKTMQQMITARIKILANLDITENRIPQDGRIKTTVDFRAIDLRVSSLPTVFGEKIVMRILDLSQNLTDISKLGFNSLNMERFMHEIDKPNGIILISGPTGSGKSSTLYAALNKLNSEEVNIITVEDPVEYQLEGINQIQVNANVGLTFAAGLRSILRQDPDIVMVGEIRDKETADISIRASLTGHLVLSTIHTNDSIASITRLMDMGIEPFLVTASLNAVVAQRLIRRVCRDCREIQPATVREQAIFAKRGISIETIARGTGCPQCNMSGYKGRMAIHEVLVVDEAIKDVINRGGTAAEIREIAIQNKTIFLIDDGLLKVKEGMTTTEEVLRVAMTD, from the coding sequence TTGGCAGTTGTCAGAAGAAGGTTAGGCGATATATTGGTCGAACAGGGGTTATTGACGGAAGTGGACTTGCAGGAAACGCTGAATGGCAAACAGAATGATCAAAAACTCGGTGACGCCTTGCTTCAGCGTGGCATCATCACTGAGCAGCAATTGATCGAGACACTGGAAGTGCAGCTGGGCATTCCGCATGTTTCACTATTCCGCTATCCGTTCGATCCGATGCTTTTTAATGTCGTCCCGAAGGAATTTGCCAAGCGTAAGTTACTGGTGCCTTTAAAGACAGAAGGCGACCGACTGTTTATCGCGATGACCGACCCGACGGATTTTATCACCATCGATGATCTTCGGTTGACGACCGGTTTCCTAATTGAGCCAACGATCGCTTCTAAAGAAGACATCATCAAGACCATTGCGAAATACTATGATGAAGAATCCTATGACGAGCTACTGGAGGAATTGCCGCAGGCGGCAGAAGAACAGCAAAGCGATTTGAATGATCTGGATGCGCCGATTGTCCGGTTGGTCAACCAAATCCTGTCGAACGCCGTTTCGCAAAAAGCCAGCGATGTCCACTTTGACCCACAGGAAAACCGCATTCTGGTGCGTTACCGGATTGACGGCACACTCCGCACCGAACGGATTCTGCCAAAGACCATGCAGCAGATGATCACCGCACGTATCAAGATTCTGGCGAATTTGGACATTACTGAAAACCGGATTCCACAGGATGGCCGCATCAAGACCACGGTCGATTTCCGTGCCATCGATTTGCGCGTGTCGTCGTTGCCGACCGTTTTCGGGGAGAAGATCGTTATGCGGATTTTGGACTTGAGCCAAAACCTCACCGATATTTCCAAACTCGGTTTTAATAGCTTGAACATGGAACGTTTTATGCACGAAATCGACAAACCGAACGGCATCATCCTCATTTCCGGTCCGACGGGATCAGGGAAATCGTCGACGCTGTATGCGGCGCTGAACAAGCTCAATTCCGAAGAAGTCAATATCATCACCGTAGAAGACCCGGTTGAGTACCAGCTTGAAGGCATCAACCAGATCCAGGTAAACGCTAATGTCGGGCTGACCTTTGCGGCCGGGCTGCGGTCGATCTTGCGCCAGGATCCGGACATCGTCATGGTCGGGGAAATCCGCGACAAGGAAACGGCCGACATTTCCATACGGGCTTCCTTGACCGGACATTTAGTCCTCAGCACCATCCATACCAACGATTCGATCGCGTCGATCACCCGCCTGATGGATATGGGCATCGAGCCGTTTCTCGTAACGGCTTCGCTGAACGCCGTTGTGGCGCAGCGTTTGATACGCCGGGTTTGCCGAGATTGTCGGGAAATTCAGCCGGCAACTGTGCGCGAACAAGCGATTTTCGCCAAACGCGGCATCTCCATCGAGACCATTGCGCGCGGCACAGGCTGTCCGCAATGCAATATGAGTGGCTATAAAGGCCGCATGGCGATCCACGAAGTGCTGGTGGTGGACGAAGCCATCAAAGACGTCATCAATCGTGGCGGCACCGCAGCGGAAATCCGTGAAATCGCCATTCAGAATAAAACCATTTTCCTCATCGACGACGGATTATTAAAAGTAAAGGAGGGCATGACAACGACGGAAGAAGTACTTCGCGTTGCCATGACAGACTAG
- a CDS encoding type IV pilus twitching motility protein PilT: MPTTTFIDHILTEAKERNVSDIHMTTGIPPIFRMNGTLIQFGDKKLMPDDTMAIAKALMPESLWDTFLEKGEMDYSYSIPGVARYRVNSFHQRGSISHAFRTIPSRIPSIDDLQMPDTLKKLADTHQGLILVTGPTGSGKSTTLAAMIRYMNEHMTKHIITLEDPIEYMHRHGTSVIDQREVGFDTNSFANGLRAALRQDPDVILVGEMRDLETITTAITAAETGHLVMGTLHTSSAASTIERIIDVFPHEQHAQIRTQLGGIIKAVISQRLLPTADGKGRVAATEIMISNPAIANLIRSEKVHQIPNVILTNRASGMHMMETSVQELLKKGKITREIAQPYLKGAE, from the coding sequence ATGCCTACTACAACATTTATCGATCACATATTGACTGAAGCCAAAGAACGCAATGTCTCCGATATCCACATGACCACCGGCATCCCGCCTATTTTCCGGATGAACGGCACCTTGATCCAGTTTGGCGACAAAAAGCTGATGCCGGACGACACGATGGCCATCGCCAAAGCGTTGATGCCGGAATCCTTGTGGGACACCTTCCTGGAAAAAGGCGAGATGGATTATTCCTACTCGATTCCCGGCGTAGCACGTTACCGCGTCAACTCATTCCATCAGCGCGGTTCGATTTCGCACGCCTTCCGGACGATCCCTTCTCGAATCCCGTCAATCGACGACCTGCAGATGCCGGATACCTTGAAAAAGCTTGCCGATACGCATCAAGGGCTGATTCTCGTGACGGGTCCGACCGGTTCCGGTAAGTCGACAACGCTCGCCGCCATGATCCGTTATATGAATGAACACATGACCAAACACATCATCACCTTGGAAGATCCGATCGAGTACATGCACCGCCATGGCACATCGGTCATCGACCAGCGCGAAGTCGGCTTTGATACCAACTCGTTTGCCAATGGCTTGCGTGCGGCATTGCGGCAGGATCCCGATGTCATCCTGGTAGGTGAGATGCGGGATCTGGAAACGATCACTACCGCCATCACCGCTGCTGAAACCGGCCACTTGGTCATGGGCACGCTGCATACTTCGAGCGCCGCTTCTACCATCGAGCGGATTATAGACGTTTTCCCGCATGAACAACATGCCCAGATTCGGACGCAGCTCGGCGGTATCATCAAAGCCGTCATTTCCCAGCGTTTGTTGCCGACGGCTGACGGCAAAGGGCGGGTTGCTGCAACCGAAATCATGATTTCCAATCCAGCCATCGCCAACCTGATCCGCTCCGAGAAAGTCCACCAGATCCCGAACGTCATCCTGACCAACCGGGCGTCCGGCATGCACATGATGGAAACGTCGGTTCAGGAGCTGCTGAAAAAAGGCAAGATCACACGTGAAATCGCCCAGCCATACTTGAAAGGAGCGGAATAA
- a CDS encoding prepilin-type N-terminal cleavage/methylation domain-containing protein gives MKKYLQKKLNNEKGMTLIELLAVIVIIAIIAAIAIPAIGNIIENSRYGAVKSDFQNALAAANLYIAEEGTDPTDLDSLSEYIEDAGSLIDVTISRVTTAAGDTAGADEGSLEILGSFDLNGTTESLTVAQTNAELSEMSAAEFKDLIQN, from the coding sequence ATGAAAAAATATCTTCAGAAGAAATTGAATAACGAAAAAGGGATGACGTTAATCGAGCTTTTGGCAGTTATCGTTATCATCGCGATTATTGCAGCGATTGCTATTCCGGCGATTGGGAATATTATTGAGAATAGTCGTTATGGAGCAGTGAAGTCAGACTTTCAAAATGCTTTAGCGGCAGCAAATTTATATATTGCAGAAGAAGGAACAGATCCAACTGATTTGGATTCTTTATCCGAGTATATCGAAGATGCTGGTTCATTAATTGATGTTACTATTAGTAGGGTTACTACTGCTGCAGGTGATACTGCGGGAGCTGATGAAGGAAGCCTGGAAATTTTAGGTAGTTTTGATTTGAATGGCACTACTGAATCATTAACGGTTGCGCAAACGAACGCTGAATTGAGTGAAATGTCTGCAGCTGAGTTTAAGGATTTAATACAAAACTAA